The Perca fluviatilis chromosome 3, GENO_Pfluv_1.0, whole genome shotgun sequence nucleotide sequence aaaaatattctggtcagggggtacttggctaaAAAAAGATTTCAAAGGGTGCAAATCAGTGAAAAAAGTTTGAACACCACTGAATTACAGGGAACGGAACAAACGACCCATATTGTGGTATGGTTCGGAGGACTTGTTGGATTTTAAGGTTACAAGATGCTCAAGTAAAATCCACACTTAATTGTGCAGGTACCAGAACTGCTTTCATCTTTGAAAATGTTCAAATCAAGCACAGTAACAAGGAAAATCACCTAAAATCACCACTTTGCTGCTATTATGAAGTTATCAGCAATCAACTCTCAGCGGGGGGGTTTGTACTCACTCTTTTGGTGGATTGGTTGGCTCTGCGTTGTTCGTGTACCAGTCTGAATAATCATAGTAGGAATACTCAAAAGGCTCAAGTTCGACCTTGCTTTGATTCATCGTAGCTGTTCAGTCGTGTCAAACAGGATGAAGCAGGACGGTTAAAGATCCAGaggactcctcctcctcctcctcttcttttagTCGGGTAACCTCGCTCAGTGATCTGCTGGTGCTGTAACCTGTCAGGAGAGTTTGGCCCAAACACCCAGACACATTCCAGTTCAACTGAGAGCTCAACACAGATTAACAACTGCACAGAGGGGAgtaagaggagagagagggtcaACAACACATTGAATAAGAGAAGAAGTGGAGGAAGAAACTGACGCAGTGTGACCTCTGGTGATCCTTTAAGTTATGTTGAACTCAGGCCTCCTATCTGTTGAACATTTCAACTTCAGTTTGGTTTAAATTACAGATGTTCAGTGATATTAAAGGCTTTGCCATCATATTTTTCAAGGCTAATACTTGTGCAATTTAAGAAAACTGTTACAAGTTTGTGCAATGTTATCCCTATGGAATGTCTTTGTAAACAACCCATGTAGCTCCTAATATTATTGTACCTTTCGTATTTATTCTGTTGATTTGATATTGTGTGTAATTTTCATTGggctttattctctttcttttctttttagtaTTTTGGTTTCTACCTTTTTAATTGGATAATGCATTGGAGAGTGCACGGATTAAGCCCCTATGGAGGGCTTTTCCATCTCTCCATCACATCTTTTATTGATTATGAGTATATTAATCTGTAGTATTTGTATATgtaaactaataaactaaacttAACTTGTTTATTCTGGATGTGATCTTTTAAATCATCAATTAACTTCAATACTACAATTCATTTAAGATACAAGTACCATTTATTCAGTGGTTGagtgtaactaagtacatttactcaagtactgtacttgaatGTAAATTTGAGGGACTTGTCTTACTTTGAATTCCACTTTTTACTACTCATTTCaaccactacatttcagagggaaatattgttattttaacatcaCTTCAAATAtttgacagctgtagttactaagtactttacaaattaaatgtttaaCCTACAAAACATGAAGAGCTTATCAAACAGTGGTTATAGGTAAGATAACATGACAGTAATAACAGTAGACTTGATTAATTGATCACTTGATTGACAAGAAAATTAACAGAgctttttcatggcagacatgttgacatgtcatagtaggaaaagcacaggtgtattcaaaaccattaatgatggctgcattccacttaggagaggtcctggtattgtgcatgctgactcactgaaatatcttactgggacacttgatggaattgagccatcgttaaggttatcaatgtcagctgtgcttttcctactgtgacaagtcaacatgtctgctgtgaaaaaggaccattggcaactattttgactgtcagcaaacttttttttcatgcaaaaatgccaaacatttcatGGTTCCAGCATTTCTAATGAGAGGATTTGCTGCTGGTCATATcattattttaatcattttattttgtttatgtttttgtttttagttgtGAAACTCGCGGCATTTCTCTCCATTTTCTGAAGTTTCACAAACCAAACAATCAATAGATTAATAGAGAAAATAATTAGCAGATTGTTCcagaatgaaaataattgttagctgcagccatatatatatatatatataaatacattttaaccaAAGAAGGATTTTGTTTGATGtcagaaatactgtaaaatgtgATCTCGCTTACTGTCTCACAGTGCCTACACAAATACATTTCCCTCTGTGTTTTAAAATCTTGCTGGTGAAGTGAATCACTACCCTCCCCAAACCAAAAGTAGAAACAATATTGATTTGCTTCATGTTATCACAATCACAGTGTCTGATAGAGTGCATATGTTTAGTGTATTCATGTTGAAATAAAGCACTCTGTGGGACTCAGGGTGTTAACGTGCTGCCTCTCTCTGCCTGTTACTTAAGAGACTAATCTTATAATAACATGAAAATCTTTCATTTAAACAGGGGCAACCTTTGTGGGAAAAGAGCTTAGGAAAGGCCAAAATGAGAATGTGGATCGTTTTACACGTGAGGTAAGTACAGTGGCTGACAGCGCTGCAACTTAAAGTGCTCTTatggtcattttcaggttcagaaTTGTATTtggaggttgtaccagaataggtttacatggtttaattttaaaaattttttttctactactctgcccccctttttttttttttttttttgtggtttttttttttgcaagattGAGGCATTTTTTctcacacttctattccatctttgttgggagtcgcacatgcacagtagctaggtaaggactactagccagtcagaagcagagtatgagggagtgccacgctagcagctaggcgagcattataacgtgtgttacaaagtgacaaactttcgtcacagaagtaaaggctggactacagtagagctgtttggagcagtttttcaacagtgttttctgtttgagATGGTAAGtacctttggggtggactttgggattttttcactttgtaaacctataatatgcataaaaagatatataacacaataaaggaaaggggaaaagccaaaatgcataatatgagcactttaagaaaacACCCTCCATGGGGGCCAAAGTCAAACTGTTCCACTTAGTGctccccctagaggcctggagaacttctgTTGTCTAAACTGGATGGAGCCTTTTTCTGTTGCATTGGTTTTCGGGGTTTGTATGCTTTTcattttgcatcgtttctgtatttgcagtgcGATTATGTATAtggttttgttgtgtgtatttgcagcgcgtttgctaaatgctgcacatctgttgtcaaattaatgaagatgttttcttgatttgcttgtgttttgtctatttgcatgtgttttttttgttgttgttgcagtgcgtttgcccctgttGGCCACCGAACTTGTGTataatttttataatttaaattaaGAAATTAAGGAAAACATTAAGAGTGCCCAGTTACAGCAGCTGATTtccaaaaatcaataaataaacccATCACAACCCTTCAACTTTACCAAACTGGAGCATAAAGATCCCAGTGATCCGGTTAAATCTTCTACTGCTCATTTTGTGCATCATAAAGAATATTTAAAGGTACATTTCACAGCACACTTTGCTGTAATAAGGGACGAATCTCTTTGAGAGTTCAAGGTTTCCTAATCTGGATGTGTGAGCTCGCTCATATGACAGAGGCTGGCGAATGCCAGCTGATCTGATCAGCAGGATTTTCTCACTGAGGGCCTTGCACGGGACCCACAACACTCAACTGCTGCTATTACAACATAAAAAGGCCTCcaattatgtaaagacaaatGTTCTTAAAGCTCTTAGTATTAGAGTAATAAATAACTCGACTAAAAGCAATGCTGTGAATTCCCTTCTCTTGCCCAGAGTCATCTTTTACAATTCAACTTGCAGCACTGGCCTACGAAACTGAATGGGTTtgatgtttgtctgatgtttttcatgtgtttgatttagaaGGTGAAGTAAATACTGAGTGACATCTCTTATCAGACTGACATTTAGTTAAGGAACACCAACACTCGCTTCAGCTACAACCATCTGCCTTCACATCTCCTTTTAAAGTAGAGAAGACTATTTGGATACGTAATACTGCAATACTGTCACTATACAGGGTGTCTAAAGATATGTGGCACAGAGTTTCACATTAATGGTAATATTTGGTACATTTACCATTAACAAATAAGACCGAAGCCCCCTTTCTTTCACTGTATCCATCCATCTCCTAACAACAGCCTCTCCAGGCAGAATTATTACCCAAAGACAGGACTCCTGTTTGTAAAAAGCATTTACTGTAACAGGCCCTTAAACTAATTGGAATATATAACCAAAAGAAGAAATTGGCATTAGGCAAACGGGGCAGATTATTTCTAACGATGCATCTGAACATCTGAGAAAAACTGCAACTCAACTCTCATCTTGTACTTTATGttaaggctgtgtgtgtgtgtgtgtgtgtgtgtgtgtgtgtgtgtgtgtgtgtgtgtgtgtgtgtgtgtgtgtgtgtgtgtgtgtgtgtgtgtgtgtgtgtgtgtgtgtgtgtgtgtgtgtgtgtgttgagcatTTTGTGTGTTAAAGTAGACAGAAGAGGGCGCTGTTTGGATGGTTCTCTGCATTAGTGTGTCAGTAAACTGACCTTTCATGTGTTGTAGCTACCACATCATatttcaaatgtcatttttcctttttttcacatttatatCTTTAAAACAGCCTAAAATATTTCTCCTAAATAGTGAAAGTCTAAAGGCTACATCATCTCCTGTCAAACTCTTATAAAAACCGAATCGAAAACCATTTTCAAGCATTGTTTTTTACTTTATCAAGGCATGAAAACATGAATATAACATTAATGACAGTAGGGATATACAGTCCATCTATCACCAAACAATAAAGATCTGCATTGTAAATGTCACCAAAAATAATGATACACTAGAGGATGAAATGTGAACAGGAGTCTCTTCTGACATAAATCAAAGTCTAAATATGATACAAATAGACAGCAAGCATGATGATAGGAACTGAATTTGATTTTAGAATGACCTGACGTGGAACCAACAAACAATAATAAAGtggcctttaaaaaaataacagcatGCAGATTCTCTGATATGTATACAGGAATACAAAGCAAATATACATGAAGATTATTGATGACTGAACGGGTGTGTGGGTGATGGTTTTTAGTTTTTGAACATGTCACACAACAGTTTCTCCATGGGAGTGTTTCCGATGGTCCTGTGGAAGAACAGCAGCTCTATCCGCTCAGAATTCACAAAACgcagagagggaagaagaagaagcagcttTCCAAACCTGAATGAACAAAAATATGATCAACTTCACAATACTACACTACTATACAAACAATGTGTAGCCAAATTACAAGTCAACATGGAAGTCTTTTAGGTCTTAATGCTGACCaataaaatcacatttaaacaaaaaactgtGTTCATGCATTTTTAATAATTGCTGAGACCAATATTTTTCAATGCACAGGGCtaatatgtattaatttttGTTTCCGTCCTTACGTAAGTAAGTTTAAATTCTGCCTCGTGTTCTCACtctaaaacatttacattttggcaTCTGTCCTCCAAGATTTTAAAGTGagacctttaaaaaaatctcaaaAAGGGAcaaattcattcaataaaagtggagaggaagagggacatttaaaaactaatttCTTTAGAAACTAATTTCTACTGTAACAGCTAACAGCCCTTTTTGAGGGTTGTTGATAGAAGGAAATAAttaacttaaagctatagtgcataatttctgtcgcccccatgaggaattctaagtaatgacatcaAAACTGCCaaacatccacatgatacaagcccccccccctcctccacgcagttactagtagccaaggaggatacGGAGGATTaacaaaacatgatggactcttcagaagaggtaattatcttcactcaagtttctgcgcgggaaagtcaccggacgccacaatcttcatatttttatgtattattaagtTCACATGTGTGTGCAATTTATGCTTCTCCAGGCTGCAATGCCAATTTCCTTtaagggacaataaagttaaagTTGAAAGTCAAAAAgattataaaatattttgtgtgCAGAGCAGACATTTTGGGTGTCAGCTCTGGGTGGTACGAGAGGAAAGTTtgtgtctgaggtttctgcctgtttaaagTTTGTTAGAAAATTTGACtcaggttagggttaaggttagggttaggtgccctGAAGTcggcggtcgcagcgctgccttgaaatcgacattgggggcttaaaacaccattgagcaaaaagttacgcactaaagctttaaatacaAAGTAGAGGAAGCAGGGGGGACAGAAAGATTACTAACCTAAAACGTCATTTTCCCATCACAAATCAACTCTTGTAACTTAGGAAAGAGTACAGATAAATGAGATGTGAGAGTGTAAACACATCTAAAGGTACCTGGCTGGTTGACTGGGGTAGTGGGAGCGGATGTGTTGTCCCAACATCACTTGAGACTGATCCTGCAGGTTCTCCACTTGTTCTGGATCTTTCAGACCCCGGGTCTCTGTGGAGGAGAGCAAACACCAACGTGAGTCACACAAATTCAGACAAATACTGTTAAAACAATACTGAAAGAACAGCTGTGTAATATGAGCTGGTGGTGGTGTCTCTCTACACACAACTACACTCATTTATACTGACCACTGAATTATTTATATCTAAAATGAACAGAGAAAAGACCATGAAGTCTTTAACGGGAAATTGGTTTATTACCATGAGACCAAAAATGTTCTCAGCCAAGGCAGTAATCATAATGTATATTGTAGGGTACACATCCCCCCAATATTTAAAAATGCTTCCTTACGGCCTTGTTCTCAGCTATATTTCAAGCATGGATATGTGGTGGGCTTTAGGTTATGTTTTAATATTGCATTTGTATGATTTGTATGTGGTAGCATGTATTTTTATGAAGATTTgactcgccactgttgcaccaaatgcttgctcctgagtctctgtaaattaaagagtgtggtctagacctactctatctgtaaagtgtcctgagataatgtCTGCTACGATTTgacactatgaataaaattgaattgaattgaaaatgtaGCAGGCTCATCCTCTGTGGAGAATGAATTTGCCCAGCAATGGTTACGGTAATCTTCccattatacagtatgttcaaaATCTGATCAGCAGCGGCGctaaaggaaaagtcagggaaAAACTGAAATCCTTAGGATCCTAAAGCTAATCTGCCCGGTAGTGGTTACGATTTATTGATCTAAACCAGTCACTTAGGCCCTCAGAATCTTATTATTGCAGTGCAATTATTATGTTGTAATATCACCAAATAGAAGCCTGAACGACGTCTGTATTATTTATAGTGCCGGCCCCTTAGAATCCTGTTGGCCTCACCTGGCTTGAAGAGTACAATGGCCTTGAGGCAGGCAAACTCAGTGGGATCGACGGCGAGGGCCTTGAAGCGGCTGAAGACCTCCTGTAGGAGGCGCAGGTCCAGGCTGGTGTAGCTGGTCTTCCCCTGCATGCCGGGGCAGAGGTCTGGCAGAGAGAGCAGCGGGCAGCTGTCCAGAGGCAGAGACCACTGGATGGCACAGAGCAGGAAGAGCTCGCTCCACGCCTCCTCCAGCAGGATCACCTGGTGGGACACCAACAAGAGTCGGGATGTCAGAACTGTTTGTGTGGCTTGGTGGTTCAATCCTAGGCTCCTCTGGCCACATGTCCCCAGATGCTgttaatacatacagtatatatatatatatatatataaaaaaaatatatatatatatatatatatatatatatactgcttCTAATATACTTAGGATGAGTTAAATtgcagaaataaaaatgtactacattgtactgtgtgtatgtgacaattaaGAATACATTTTCTGaacggtttgccagattggatgtaTATACTaaaaaatggggaaagtacctgaGCTTTCTAGAGGGCTCCtaggaagctttgtgctggggagagatgTGTACGATGGGCTtctggtgttgtcatttatatacatatgtttattaggtttatagtttattgtttattttgtgactattttgttgaatgatcTGGAATATTCTAGTTACTGTcgtcttttcttgatttttgtctgggttGGGTGGTAATGAcaaaagggagggaggaggggggtttgttcatgttgtgagttgtatgttttgtattttatttaaaaaaataaaaaatagttgaTCACATAAGTTTCTTTCAGAAGCAGATGTAGTTGTTTTTAGCTTCTCTGGTTAGTCACAGTAGTTAGTAGGGTTATATGGAAGGCCATTCCTGCCAAAAAGTGACAACATGTTGATAAATGATAATACATATTTATAGAATAAATCATTATCAGCAGTAACAGTATGAATTAATATTTCACAGTTTACAAAATAATAGTGtttcaaaataattaatttgtaaCTCCTAATGTTTTTCTATATGTTTATATGATTAAGTATCtcatttaattatgtttttataactaGTTCGTAAGACCTGATCTACAAAGTCAAAATTACGAGATATCACAAGTTTAAATTTTGACCATTCTCATTTTTTGTCAACCAGTGCAAATTATGTCAATGAAAACTATGATCAAAAATATTTGACAACTAAAATAATTATCTACTAAAAATATTTAACAATTGACAACCTTTTTTCTTAACAATACAAGACTGGACAAATGGACAAATTAAATAATTGTGAatgtttttggttgttgtttACTAGAACTACAGTTAAGGTAACTAAAATCAAATGAAAACATCAATgttgtcagtattttttttttacaacaatatATCATGACTTACTTTTACTTGTCacgtcaaaacaaaaaaatgtaagaaaaatatattcagtacagtatatgtatgaGTCTCACCTGGTCTCTGAAGGGCAGGTTGGAAAACACCGGCAGGTTCTTGGCCCACTTCActgacatgaagagcagcctcGCCGACGTCTCGTACACGTTTTCGGAGCTGGACGGGTACAGAGCCATGTGGTACTCCGAGGACGCTCGCTCCGGCTCGTTGCTCGTCACATCGATGTTCTCGTCAACTGAAAACAGAAAGGACGAGGTCAGGCTCGTGCAGAACTCAGCCTAGTTTACGTATGCATGTTAACACTTTAACTTTGGCCTGTTAGcttgttaacatgctaacactGGCTTGCTACATGCTGAATATTACATGCAAAACGGAAGCATGTTAATGTCAGGAGGGCCGCTGATAAAATGACTCAAATCTTAATCAGTAAGTTATGTCATATTTAATTTAGTGATTAAGACCCACAGTGAAATTAGCATCCTTTAAACATCCTATAGGTATTCATTTGTTCATATTCTTACTAACTTGGCATGTTACAATTATGTAGACTTTTggcatttatatgaaattaaatTCTatacaaaacatgttttttgacCAACCCCTACCTCTCCCATCCAATAAAACTGCCTTCCTCTCCCTGTTTTCTGAATGTTCCCCTCCTGCATCATGTCTCGCCCCAATATTTCCAGTTTCAAACACAAATATTCAAGTTTACGGGGACAACATGGTCTTAAAACACAGTTTTCCCGTGGAATTTACATCACAGATTTGGATGCAAAAACTGGGGTGACGTAAAGAATCGCACCATAAAATGAATGCATCCCTTCTATCTAATATGATCTAAAATCCCAAGCCCTCCTCACCATCCTCGGGCTCCAGCTTGGCGCAGGTCTCGGCCGTCATGAGGCTGGCCATGAAGCGGTGGTTGTTCTGGGGACTGGTGCAGCGCTGGGGGGCCGCGGAGGAGTTGATGGACACGGAGGAGGTAATGTGGGGCCACGTgatgacagaggaggaggaggaagaggaggaggaagatgaggaagaggaagaggaggtgggCTCCCGTGTGGTGGCCAGGTGCTCCTTCTCAGGGTCCACGTCGATGGAGTCCAGGCGGACCTGAGCTGTGCTGCGGGGCTGCCGCTCGTTCTGTACTGCTGCAGAGAGGAAAAGGACAGGATGGGGACGGAAAAGGTggaaataatcataataataatcatgaGATACGTGTGTAGTTAGTGTGTAGTTGTTAGCATTATCTGATGTATTTTTTGCAGGTTAACCCCCTGAGGTCTAACggcattttctgcatttttacatttcttcttaaatattgtattgtatatttgCAAACAGCCTGATATAGCCCAGGTATGTcctagagcaatgtgtaaagtgATTATTTGGATCTAAAGATGAATAATTGATGTTCGTTTTTTTGAAATTCTTCAAATGTCTTGGTAAAAAGCACCTTTACTCATGTTAAACACACTTACCGTCCTTATTCATGCCCGCCTGCAGGCACTTCTTCAGCCGACACGCCTGGCACTGGTTGCGATGAGCTTTGTCCACTGGACACATGCCTGTACCGGCCTGGCACCTGTTAACCCACAACCAAGACTTTAAAGGGAGAGTCCACTGAAAACTAacagaaatactgtatgtgatcaTTACAAATACATACTTATGGTGTAATGTATCTGAAATTCCTACACACTTGTATATGAAATTGAAGCCACAACGAACAAACCTTTAATCCTAACCTAAATTTAAAATACTTCATAGCCTAACCTTCACCAAAATAACTTCCGACACAATTTAAAGATACTATCTATAATTCAAATCTAAACAAATAAACAGCTTCACTGtcaatattgttgttgttttttaaagggATGGAATCTTACTTTTAGTCCTAAATTGAATTACAGGGTTtttaatacacagacacactaaacAACAACTAAATCTTTATTAAAGTTAGTCATGTTTTGTGGCACTTTAAAAAGTTTGTTTGCATTAATATGCTCAAATGAAACAAGCATATATATTTTCAATTACAatcagttgaaaaaaataaatgatttaattttgttttgatgtgacaaaaatgtacatttcgTTCTGAAAAACATGGCCATCTTTTCCTGTCTGAAATTATACAAAATGTGTGGGTTTTGTTGGATATAAATCTAATGGCTGTGAGAATGTTTTGGATAAAAGTGCTTAAAAGGACCCTGGCCTTCCATACTGTATTGCACTTTGTATAGTAACTGGCTTTtatgggatgggggggggggacattgtTAATCTTGGTATCTGAAGTTTTTCTCTTGCCTGTAAATGAGCCTCCTCCTCACGCTGCGTTTGAAGAAGCCGCTGCAGCCGTTGCAGGCGTAGATGCCGTAGTGTTTCCCGCTGCTGGTGTCTCCGCACACTTTGCAGACCAGAGCCGGGCTCAGGGCTTTGCCCGGCGATGGACTCTTGGCTGTGAGTCAAAACACAGTGACAGGGGCCCGTCGGTTAGTGCCATTCATGTGCTCTGGTATTGTTTCATGCACGTGCCTGCCATCTGCACTGTCGGCTCAGTCTATTGCCACAGCCGTAATTAGGCCTGAAAATCTCACTTAGTGGATGATTatgaaattaaaacaataaaatggcTAGAGGCAGATTAACAACTAACACAAACGATGCAGGATTACGGATAATAATCCAAATAAACCCATTCATTATACATACATTCAGATGGAATTGCTTACAGTTGCataatacatatttattttggTCTTGTTCTACATTTAATTAAGTAttgaattaattattattattattattaataatactaataatatatatataattcattaatatattattattattattaataattagtaTACTGTATTTAAGAAATGCACAAAATTAATTTCTGTGCATATCATCATGCTTGAGTGATGTTTAATTTAATGCAACTTTCTTTGACGGATggttaaatgttaaatatttaaacagaaaTAAGGCACAAAACAGTTTTATGAGAATCtcaaacagaaacataaaaatCAAGGTGATCAAAAACCTCCGTTAgtctacttttatttttttactacaGG carries:
- the LOC120556430 gene encoding photoreceptor-specific nuclear receptor-like isoform X2, translating into MMEDHLLKLPMMSSLSPSESSLSGGMDDSRGAKSPSPGKALSPALVCKVCGDTSSGKHYGIYACNGCSGFFKRSVRRRLIYRCQAGTGMCPVDKAHRNQCQACRLKKCLQAGMNKDVQNERQPRSTAQVRLDSIDVDPEKEHLATTREPTSSSSSSSSSSSSSSSSVITWPHITSSVSINSSAAPQRCTSPQNNHRFMASLMTAETCAKLEPEDVDENIDVTSNEPERASSEYHMALYPSSSENVYETSARLLFMSVKWAKNLPVFSNLPFRDQVILLEEAWSELFLLCAIQWSLPLDSCPLLSLPDLCPGMQGKTSYTSLDLRLLQEVFSRFKALAVDPTEFACLKAIVLFKPETRGLKDPEQVENLQDQSQVMLGQHIRSHYPSQPARFGKLLLLLPSLRFVNSERIELLFFHRTIGNTPMEKLLCDMFKN
- the LOC120556430 gene encoding photoreceptor-specific nuclear receptor-like isoform X1 — encoded protein: MMEDHLLKLPMMSSLSPSESSLSGGMDDSRGAKSPSPGKALSPALVCKVCGDTSSGKHYGIYACNGCSGFFKRSVRRRLIYRCQAGTGMCPVDKAHRNQCQACRLKKCLQAGMNKDAVQNERQPRSTAQVRLDSIDVDPEKEHLATTREPTSSSSSSSSSSSSSSSSVITWPHITSSVSINSSAAPQRCTSPQNNHRFMASLMTAETCAKLEPEDVDENIDVTSNEPERASSEYHMALYPSSSENVYETSARLLFMSVKWAKNLPVFSNLPFRDQVILLEEAWSELFLLCAIQWSLPLDSCPLLSLPDLCPGMQGKTSYTSLDLRLLQEVFSRFKALAVDPTEFACLKAIVLFKPETRGLKDPEQVENLQDQSQVMLGQHIRSHYPSQPARFGKLLLLLPSLRFVNSERIELLFFHRTIGNTPMEKLLCDMFKN